From the Clarias gariepinus isolate MV-2021 ecotype Netherlands chromosome 3, CGAR_prim_01v2, whole genome shotgun sequence genome, one window contains:
- the notch3 gene encoding neurogenic locus notch homolog protein 3, whose protein sequence is MDKMSTDMRNYRFWVVLSFWSLMHICEGLRCLDSHRPCENGGMCIDSRCMCRPGYIGQLCQHLDPCHRSPCLNGAACKSQVGNGVPQYTCVCQRGFRGQDCSLIDACATSPCANGARCTNWNNHYNCSCPPGYQGKNCRNDIDECRKPGKCLNGGNCVNTHGSFGCECLPGYSGRTCEVLTQPCAPSQCLNGGTCHQTGDHTYECACLPGFSGLNCEMNVDDCPGHKCMNGGICVDGVNTYNCQCPPEWTGQYCAEDVNECLMQPNACHNGGTCFNTNGGHTCVCVNGWTGNDCSENIDDCATAVCFNGATCHDRVASFFCECPVGKTGLLCHLDDACVSNPCNEGAVCDTNPLNGRAICTCPAGFIGGACNQDMDECSIGANPCEHFGKCVNTEGSFQCQCGRGYTGPRCEIDINECLSMPCQNDATCLDRIGQFSCICMPGYTGTHCEVDIDECESNPCVNDGICRDLVNGFTCTCQPGFTGTMCQIDIDECASTPCQNGAKCIDRPNGYECRCAEGFEGRLCESNIDNCQPDPCHHGTCIDGIASYTCNCVPGYTGYRCENQLNECHSNPCQNGGKCVDLVNKYICQCQHGTSGTNCEINFDDCASNPCDYGICKDGINRYDCVCKPGFTGPKCNVELDECSSNPCRNGGTCVDEENGFRCLCPAGFHEPYCYSHVDVCSNSPCAHGTCREDPNGYRCDCEPGWTGKNCDLDRNDCLPSPCLNGGTCVDQLNGFTCKCRQGFRGNLCQDNINECASSPCLNHGTCVDGIASFTCRCEPPYSGPTCAEEPCSPNPCANNAACIHSRDYLGYKCTCPPGWQGQLCTIDVNECSSNPCKNRGTCSNTLGGYVCSCRNGYTGPNCETDINDCLPNPCLSGGSCTDGINTFYCTCLPGFTGPRCAIEVNECQSVPCKNGGTCTDYVNSYTCTCKPGFTGLHCETNIPDCTESSCFNGGTCVDKINGFSCMCRSGFTGEHCQKEVNECDSQPCFNGGVCHDGVKTFHCSCPKGYTGNRCQMPVEWCRRSNPCQNGGRCRSKDGSFTCDCVGSWSGRYCDIPGVSCEVAAFQRGLQTDDLCDHGGHCVNTGNTHYCKCPMDYTGSYCESQVDHCEDKPCLNGATCRGYVGGYTCDCLAGYDGQNCEREIDECRSYPCQNGGTCIDLVGHYICSCPPGTRGVLCEINEDDCATPSWPRGTPKCQNNGTCVDRVGGYRCNCPPGFTGDRCEGDINECRSNPCNPANSLDCIQLPNDYQCVCKSGFTGQGCQNRFGVCDSQPCKNGGVCSMFSSSPLGYSCTCQLGYAGLNCERSMSCRELSCYNGGSCTQTQRGARCSCPHGYAGTQCQERANESCFSKPCRNGGTCREEPSFPFFSCQCLSGWRGKRCELESRIMEIPVPICPLPDCHEKANDSVCDKECNSFACHWDGGDCSLAVNPWAHCTDLSCWRAFNNSQCDETCNTAECLYDNFDCKSKEKVCNPIYETYCMDHYADGRCDQGCNNEECGWDGLDCARTVPEELASGVLVIVVLLPPDELLRTGTAFLQKLSSILRTSLRFRLDHNGEAMIKPYTRREARLKRELQPHNEVIGSIVYLEIDNRLCSQDSDNCFPTAESAADYLGALSAREMLGKFPYPLKEVRSEFIPDPGDLPKWGKVLLVGVATLFLMVIVVVGMLIARRKREHSTLWFPEGFFLKKDTSSNKNRREPVGQDALGMKHMPKTVEESLLGDHSDQWIDTDCPEAKRLKVEEPSILSDSEDAVDSRQWTQHHLAAADIRMPPSMALTPPQGEFDSDCMDVNVRGPDGFTPLMLASFCGGGLEQEVAEEDDSEESSANIISDLIYQGASLGAQTDRTGETALHLAARYARADAAKRLLDAGADANAQDNTGRTPLHAAVAADAQGVFQILIRTRATDLDSRMYDGSTALILAARLAVEGMVEELITCHADVNAVDELGKSALHWAAAVNNVEATIALLKNGANKDMQDLKEETPLFLAAREGSCEAVKVLLAHFANREITDHMDRLPRDIAQERMHHDIVQLLDEYNTVRSPQSHAGTGHHLAGGHALSPLMCPPGNFLPSLKNTPQGKKNRRPGAKGIGGQHGNSLKDAAKARNKKLTLDMQSALLDSSVTLSPVDSLDSPRGGASNAGYVTNPASPAAMPSPGIFHSVPNTPMVHSGMMDAGGPFTVSLAGLNELSQATHTYALNPGQMSLGMGLVSPVSVPFDWHSRAPQTPQCPQPMVNLVHPGTPGAMQPAAVLMHQQQVFRNTQQPMLQPTPVSSTPTISPVKLPSIAEQQQQQQLHAHGLTNQQALLSLGASTPPTPQPPQTFYQQPQQSQAQSQQPQQQQPPQTPAVSQSQTAPPQVSQAPPVQASSSTTSAGLEDYPTPPSQSSYTSAIDATPKHYLHVPNEHPYLTPSPESPEAWSSPSPHCVSDWSDSTPSPTVSAPASSHTQIPHTSEASGKMQVFA, encoded by the exons GTGCCGGCCTGGGTATATCGGACAGCTGTGCCAACACCTGGACCCATGCCATCGTTCGCCATGCCTTAACGGAGCCGCTTGCAAAAGTCAAGTGGGAAACGGTGTCCCGCAGTATACCTGTGTGTGCCAGAGAGGCTTTAGAG GTCAGGACTGCTCTCTGATCGATGCCTGTGCTACAAGCCCATGTGCCAATGGTGCCCGCTGCACCAATTGGAACAACCACTACAACTGTTCATGCCCACCTGGCTACCAGGGCAAGAACTGTCGCAACGACATCGACGAGTGCCGGAAGCCGGGAAAGTGCCTAAACGGAGGCAACTGTGTGAACACACATGGCTCGTTTGGCTGCGAGTGCCTTCCTGGTTACAGCGGGCGCACGTGTGAGGTCCTTACTCAGCCCTGCGCGCCATCTCAGTGCCTCAATGGGGGAACCTGCCATCAAACCGGGGACCACACTTACGAATGTGCCTGCCTTCCAG GATTCAGTGGCCTTAACTGTGAGATGAACGTGGATGACTGTCCTGGGCACAAGTGCATGAATGGTGGGATTTGTGTGGATGGAGTTAACACCTACAACTGCCAGTGCCCACCTGAGTGGACAG GTCAGTACTGTGCTGAGGATGTGAACGAGTGCTTGATGCAGCCAAACGCCTGCCACAACGGTGGCACGTGCTTCAACACCAACGGCGGCcacacgtgcgtgtgtgtgaacgGCTGGACTGGCAACGACTGCAGTGAAAACATCGATGACTGTGCCACTGCCGTTTGCTTTAATGGAGCCACGTGTCATGACCGTGTGGCGTCTTTTTTCTGCGAGTGTCCAGTGGGCAAGACTG GTCTGCTTTGCCACCTGGATGATGCCTGTGTCAGTAACCCCTGCAACGAAGGTGCAGTGTGTGACACCAACCCTCTGAACGGCCGTGCCATCTGCACATGCCCAGCTGGCTTCATCGGTGGGGCCTGTAACCAGGACATGGACGAGTGTTCCATCG GTGCCAACCCATGCGAGCACTTTGGAAAGTGCGTGAATACAGAGGGATCGTTCCAGTGCCAGTGTGGCCGTGGCTATACTGGCCCTCGCTGTGAGATCGACATCAATGAGTGCCTGTCCATGCCCTGCCAGAACGACGCCACCTGCCTTGACCGTATCGGCCAGTTCTCCTGTATCTGCATGCCTG GCTACACTGGCACACACTGCGAGGTGGACATAGATGAGTGCGAGAGTAATCCCTGTGTCAATGATGGCATCTGTAGAGACCTGGTCAACGGTTTCACCTGCACCTGCCAGCCAG GCTTCACAGGCACCATGTGCCAGATCGACATCGACGAGTGTGCCAGCACGCCCTGCCAGAATGGAGCCAAGTGCATCGACAGGCCCAATGGATACGAGTGCCGTTGTGCAGAAG GGTTTGAGGGTAGACTCTGCGAAAGCAACATCGATAACTGCCAGCCCGACCCGTGCCACCATGGCACCTGTATAGACGGCATCGCCAGCTACACCTGCAACTGCGTGCCAGGTTACACTGGATACCGGTGCGAGAACCAACTCAATGAGTGCCATAGTAACCCCTGTCAAAACGGTGGAAAGTGCGTGGACCTGGTCAACAAATACATCTGCCAATGCCAGCATGGCACCTCAG GCACCAATTGTGAAATCAACTTTGATGACTGTGCCAGCAACCCATGCGACTATGGGATCTGCAAGGATGGCATAAACCGTTACGACTGTGTATGCAAACCTGGCTTTACTG GTCCGAAGTGTAACGTGGAGTTGGATGAGTGCTCGTCAAACCCTTGCCGCAACGGAGGCACTTGCGTGGACGAGGAGAATGGGTTCCGCTGTCTGTGTCCTGCGGGTTTCCATGAACCATACTGCTACTCTCATGTAGATGTGTGCAGCAATAGCCCGTGTGCGCATGGAACCTGCAGGGAAGATCCTAACGG GTACCGCTGTGATTGTGAGCCTGGGTGGACAGGAAAGAACTGTGATCTGGACCGCAATGACTGTCTGCCCAGCCCGTGTCTGAATGGTGGCACCTGTGTCGATCAGCTGAACGGTTTCACCTGTAAATGTCGTCAGGGCTTTAGAG GTAATCTATGTCAGGATAACATCAACGAGTGTGCGTCTAGCCCCTGTCTGAATCACGGCACCTGCGTGGACGGCATAGCAAGTTTCACCTGCCGGTGCGAGCCACCTTACAGCGGGCCTACCTGTGCAGAGGAGCCGTGCTCGCCCAACCCTTGTGCCAACAACGCTGCATGCATTCACTCTCGCGATTATCTTGGCTACAAGTGCACCTGCCCGCCCGGATGGCAAG GCCAGCTATGTACCATTGACGTGAATGAGTGCAGTTCTAACCCATGCAAGAACCGCGGCACCTGTTCCAACACGCTCGGCGGATATGTGTGCTCCTGCCGCAACGGCTACACGGGACCTAACTGTGAAACTGACATCAATGACTGTCTGCCAA ATCCATGTCTCAGTGGAGGCTCCTGCACAGACGGCATTAACACTTTCTACTGCACCTGCCTGCCTGGCTTTACAGGCCCACGTTGCGCCATTGAGGTGAATGAGTGCCAGAGCGTCCCCTGCAAAAACGGAGGCACTTGCACTGACTACGTCAACAGCTACACTTGCACGTGCAAACCAGGCTTTACCGGCCTCCACTGTGAGACCAACATACCTGACTGCACAGAGAG TTCTTGCTTTAATGGTGGAACATGTGTGGACAAGATCAACGGCTTTTCCTGCATGTGCCGCTCCGGGTTCACCGGTGAGCACTGCCAGAAAGAGGTGAACGAATGCGACTCACAGCCCTGTTTCAACGGAGGAGTGTGTCACGATGGTGTAAAGACGTTTCACTGCTCCTGCCCCAAAGGATACACTGGCAACCGCTGTCAG ATGCCTGTGGAGTGGTGTAGGCGCTCAAACCCGTGTCAGAACGGTGGCCGGTGCAGATCCAAGGACGGTTCATTCACCTGCGACTGTGTGGGAAGCTGGTCTGGACGCTACTGTGACATCCCGGGAGTCTCCTGTGAGGTGGCAGCTTTCCAAAGAG GTCTTCAGACAGATGATCTTTGCGATCACGGTGGTCACTGCGTTAACACCGGAAACACACACTACTGCAAGTGTCCGATGGATTACACAGGCAGCTACTGTGAGAGTCAGGTGGACCACTGTGAGGACAAACCATGCCTCAATGGTGCCACCTGTAGAGGCTATGTGGGAGGATACACGTGTGAT TGTTTGGCAGGGTATGATGGACAGAACTGTGAGAGGGAGATCGATGAGTGCCGCTCTTATCCATGTCAAAACGGAGGAACCTGCATCGACCTGGTGGGCCACTACATCTGCTCCTGCCCTCCTGGCACAAGGG GTGTCTTGTGTGAAATAAACGAGGACGACTGTGCCACACCGTCATGGCCCCGTGGCACACCGAAGTGCCAGAACAACGGCACCTGTGTTGACCGGGTGGGTGGATACCGCTGCAACTGTCCTCCTGGGTTCACCGGAGACCGCTGTGAAGGCGACATTAACGAGTGCCGCTCGAACCCATGCAACCCGGCTAACAGTCTGGACTGTATCCAGCTGCCAAACGATTACCAGTGCGTCTGCAAGTCTGGCTTCACAG GACAAGGATGTCAAAACAGGTTCGGAGTGTGCGATTCTCAGCCCTGTAAAAATGGTGGCGTGTGCTCAATGTTCAGCAGCTCCCCACTAGGATACAGTTGCACCTGTCAGCTG GGCTACGCCGGGTTGAACTGCGAGCGCAGTATGTCCTGCCGTGAGCTCTCCTGCTATAACGGCGGTAGCTGCACCCAGACACAGCGTGGCGCCCGCTGCTCATGTCCACATGGCTATGCAGGTACGCAGTGCCAGGAGCGTGCTAACGAGAGCTGCTTCTCCAAGCCATGTCGCAATGGAGGCACTTGTAGAGAAGAGCCTTCCTTCCCCTTCTTCAGCTGTCAATGCCTGTCAGGCTGGCGAGGAAAGCGTTGTGAGCTGGAATCTCGAATAATGGAGATCCCAGTGCCCATCTGTCCGCTGCCTGACTGCCATGAAAAGGCCAATGACAGCGTATGTGACAAGGAGTGCAACTCGTTTGCTTGCCACTGGGATGGCGGAGACTGCTCGCTGGCCGTAAACCCGTGGGCACACTGCACTGACCTGAGCTGCTGGCGTGCCTTTAACAACAGCCAGTGTGATGAAACATGCAACACGGCCGAATGCCTCTACGATAACTTTGACTGCAAGAGCAAAGAAAAAGTCTGCAA CCCCATCTACGAGACGTACTGCATGGACCACTACGCTGACGGCCGCTGCGATCAGGGCTGTAATAATGAAGAGTGCGGCTGGGACGGTTTGGACTGTGCTAGAACAGTTCCAGAAGAGTTGGCCAGCGGCGTGCTGGTCATCGTGGTGCTCTTGCCGCCTGACGAGTTACTCCGCACAGGCACAGCTTTCCTACAGAAGCTCAGTAGCATCCTGCGCACGTCCCTTCGCTTCAGACTTGACCACAACGGAGAGGCCATGATCAAGCCTTACACACGGCGTGAGGCACGACTCAAGCGGGAGCTCCAACCTCATAATGAGGTCATTGG ATCAATCGTGTATTTGGAGATCGATAACCGTCTGTGCTCCCAGGACTCGGATAACTGTTTCCCCACAGCTGAAAGTGCAGCAGATTATCTGGGAGCTCTTTCTGCTCGGGAAATGCTGGGGAAATTCCCTTATCCACTCAAAGAAGTCCGCA GTGAGTTTATACCCGACCCGGGTGATCTGCCTAAATGGGGCAAGGTGCTTCTAGTAGGTGTTGCGACGCTCTTTCTGATGGTCATCGTGGTGGTGGGAATGCTGATCGCTAGACGTAAACGTGAACACAGCACACTCTGGTTCCCAGAAGGCTTCTTCCTTAAGAAAGACACCAGCAGTAACAAGAACCGCAGAGAACCTGTAGGACAGGACGCTCTAGGCATGAA GCACATGCCAAAGACAGTGGAAGAGTCCTTACTGGGAGACCACAGTGACCAGTGGATAGACACAGACTGTCCTGAGGCCAAGAGACTGAAG GTGGAGGAGCCGAGTATTCTCTCAGACAGTGAGGACGCCGTTGACAGCAGGCAGTGGACACAGCACCACCTGGCAGCAGCAGACATCCGTATGCCCCCATCCATGGCTCTCACCCCACCACAGGGTGAATTTGACAGCGATTGCATGGACGTTAACGTACGGGGACCAG ATGGCTTTACTCCACTGATGCTGGCTTCGTTCTGCGGTGGAGGACTAGAGCAGGAAGTGGCCGAGGAGGATGACTCAGAAGAGTCTTCAGCTAACATTATATCAGACCTCATCTACCAGGGGGCATCATTGGGTGCCCAGACGGACCGGACCGGAGAAACAGCTCTTCACTTAGCTGCCCGCTATGCTCGTGCTGATGCTGCTAAACGCCTCCTGGACGCAGGGGCCGATGCCAACGCACAGGACAATACGGGTCGCACACCTCTGCACGCTGCTGTCGCTGCTGATGCTCAGGGCGTTTTCCAG ATTTTAATCAGGACACGGGCGACAGATTTGGATTCACGCATGTACGACGGCTCCACAGCTCTGATCTTGGCCGCTCGGTTGGCGGTAGAGGGAATGGTGGAGGAGCTCATCACCTGCCATGCCGATGTTAACGCTGTTGATGAGCTCG GTAAATCTGCATTGCACTGGGCTGCAGCTGTGAATAATGTTGAAGCCACTATCGCCTTGTTAAAAAATGGAGCCAATAAAGACATGCAGGACCTAAAG GAGGAGACGCCACTCTTCTTGGCTGCAAGGGAGGGCAGCTGTGAGGCAGTGAAGGTCCTGTTGGCCCACTTCGCTAACCGTGAAATTACAGACCACATGGACAGACTGCCTCGTGACATTGCTCAGGAGCGCATGCACCACGACATCGTTCAGCTACTGGATGAGTACAACACTGTGCGCAGCCCGCAGAGCCACGCTGGCACAGGACACCACCTAGCAGGAGGCCATGCTCTCTCGCCCCTCATGTGTCCACCGGGTAATTTCCTGCCCAGTCTGAAAAACACACCACAGGGCAAGAAGAACCGCCGGCCAGGTGCTAAAGGAATAGGCGGACAGCATGGGAACAGTCTAAAGGATGCCGCAAAGGCACGAAACAAGAAGCTGACGCTGGACATGCAGAGTGCATTGCTGGACAGTTCAGTGACGCTATCGCCTGTGGACTCGCTGGACTCGCCACGTGGTGGTGCCAGTAACGCTGGCTATGTCACAAACCCAGCCTCTCCAGCTGCTATGCCCTCTCCAGGGATCTTCCACTCAGTGCCCAATACTCCAATGGTGCACAGTGGTATGATGGATGCTGGTGGTCCTTTCACAGTTTCTTTAGCCGGATTGAACGAGCTGAGTCAAGCCACCCACACCTACGCTCTCAACCCTGGGCAGATGAGCCTGGGCATGGGATTGGTAAGCCCAGTGAGCGTACCGTTTGACTGGCACAGCCGTGCCCCACAGACCCCACAGTGTCCTCAGCCCATGGTGAACTTGGTGCACCCAGGAACACCAGGAGCGATGCAGCCTGCCGCTGTACTCATGCACCAGCAGCAGGTTTTCCGCAACACCCAGCAGCCCATGTTGCAGCCTACGCCAGTGTCCAGTACGCCCACTATCAGCCCTGTCAAACTGCCTTCGATCGCagaacagcagcaacaacagcagCTCCATGCTCACGGCCTGACCAACCAACAGGCCCTGTTGAGCTTGGGTGCCTCGACACCCCCCACTCCGCAGCCTCCTCAAACCTTCTACCAGCAACCGCAGCAGAGTCAGGCACAATCCCAGCAgccccagcagcagcagccgccccAAACCCCTGCTGTCTCACAGAGCCAGACTGCTCCTCCACAAGTCTCCCAGGCTCCCCCAGTGCAGGCCAGCAGCAGCACCACAAGCGCAGGATTGGAGGATTACCCCACACCTCCTTCTCAAAGTAGCTACACCTCCGCCATTGACGCTACACCCAAGCATTACCTGCACGTGCCAAACGAGCACCCCTACCTGACCCCATCTCCTGAGTCTCCAGAGGCATGGTCAAGTCCTTCCCCGCACTGCGTTTCCGATTGGTCTGACTCCACCCCAAGTCCGACAGTCTCAGCCCCTGCCTCTTCTCACACCCAAATTCCTCACACTTCTGAAGCCAGTGGAAAGATGCAAGTGTTCGCGTGA